A single region of the Leptothrix cholodnii SP-6 genome encodes:
- a CDS encoding helix-turn-helix domain-containing protein — MTQQQVADALSIRREMWAKYEAGAEPGASVLGRAAASGVDVLYVLTGKRPENAPSADEQRLLALYRLADIKVRQAVLAALATGEMPAAAKPSAVTRVPAPAAKTVKHGGITVHVAGGIGQQVEGGIHSPQTFNMGGPARKTRKAKAE, encoded by the coding sequence ATGACCCAGCAACAGGTGGCGGACGCGTTGTCGATTCGCCGCGAGATGTGGGCGAAGTACGAGGCTGGCGCTGAGCCGGGCGCGTCGGTGCTTGGCCGTGCTGCTGCATCAGGGGTCGATGTGCTCTACGTCCTCACCGGCAAGCGCCCTGAAAACGCGCCGAGTGCCGACGAGCAGCGCCTGCTGGCGCTCTACCGGCTGGCCGACATCAAGGTGCGCCAGGCGGTGCTGGCGGCGTTGGCCACGGGAGAGATGCCGGCGGCCGCGAAGCCATCAGCCGTGACGCGTGTGCCTGCTCCGGCGGCCAAGACGGTCAAGCACGGTGGCATCACCGTGCACGTGGCCGGTGGCATCGGCCAGCAGGTCGAGGGCGGCATTCACTCGCCGCAGACGTTCAACATGGGCGGGCCGGCGCGCAAGACGCGCAAGGCGAAAGCGGAGTGA
- a CDS encoding DNA-binding protein, translated as MKPKLKTATEARAEFEHKGLSIAAWSRANGLHQSLVYEILAGRKKCHRGKSHKAAVLLGMKAGEIVDQDPLKQAA; from the coding sequence ATGAAGCCAAAGCTGAAGACCGCTACTGAGGCCCGTGCCGAGTTCGAGCACAAAGGCCTGTCGATCGCCGCCTGGAGCCGCGCCAACGGCCTGCACCAGAGCCTCGTCTACGAAATCCTGGCCGGGCGCAAGAAGTGCCACCGCGGCAAGAGCCACAAGGCCGCCGTGCTGCTGGGCATGAAGGCCGGCGAGATCGTTGACCAAGACCCGTTGAAGCAAGCCGCCTGA
- a CDS encoding IclR family transcriptional regulator → MSTAYTHEGQQRILRLVMLLAGHEITGLAPADIAKQQQCNASAVTRDLANLAEAGFAELVPETGRWRLAPQVVQIAIRHMTALDRAQARLDEIRGRFSRSV, encoded by the coding sequence ATGAGCACGGCCTACACCCACGAGGGCCAGCAGCGAATCCTGCGCCTGGTGATGCTGCTGGCCGGCCACGAGATCACCGGCCTGGCGCCGGCCGACATCGCCAAGCAGCAGCAGTGCAACGCAAGCGCCGTCACGCGCGACCTGGCCAACCTGGCCGAGGCCGGCTTTGCCGAGCTGGTGCCCGAGACGGGCCGCTGGCGTCTGGCACCGCAGGTGGTGCAGATCGCCATCCGGCACATGACGGCACTCGACCGCGCGCAGGCGCGGCTTGATGAGATCCGCGGTCGATTCAGCCGGAGCGTGTGA
- a CDS encoding DDE-type integrase/transposase/recombinase, whose translation MNAAEWELMLKARDMLVNAPHGAKAEVTARAAQLLGCSTATVYRKLEKAGLDLGRKRRSDSGSSAVSQDDLRLISATLLASRRDNEKQLWSGKRAVNALRANGLISTELSSGRLLTKLRDHHLHVEQMSQPRNATPMQTPHPNFLWQIDSSTSVLYKDKTGRMRSMSTDEFYKNKPANFAKVINDLVTRYLAVDHASGNFKGRYYMGGESAENLIDFVIYCITKQGDSPMHGVPLHIYTDQGSGNKAGLWINFAKNLGVKLLRHEPGRANATGSVEKHGDIWERNFEGGFPFMDPDTITLDWLNVAGPKWAAVHCATELHTRHRMTRDSAWLLIKEGELRIPHSVELLRELAFAEPMTRRVSNTLTISVKIKGFDAQTYSLRDVPGASAGVKVTLTVNAYRAPAIDVHEVDAAGQTVLHTVAPEIVNQFGFPIDAPTLGQSFRPAAYSQAEHQRNELLRETYRQVDDKGQPAALPTLEEAQKLRKKHAQAMGGRIDPMADIDQAELPTYMPRRGTELEATSRRVVAVVLTAVEACKRLKPILGERYSPQVYGWITQRFPEGVPEDQLAGIASQFAAAPEQTDTSTQPTGLRVVAGGG comes from the coding sequence ATGAACGCAGCCGAGTGGGAACTGATGCTCAAGGCCCGGGACATGCTGGTGAACGCACCTCATGGCGCCAAGGCCGAGGTGACGGCGCGCGCCGCGCAACTGCTCGGCTGCAGCACCGCCACCGTGTACCGCAAGCTGGAGAAGGCAGGCTTGGACCTGGGCCGCAAGCGGCGCTCTGATTCGGGCAGCAGCGCCGTGAGCCAGGACGATCTGCGGCTGATCAGCGCCACGCTGCTGGCCAGCCGGCGCGACAACGAGAAGCAGCTGTGGTCAGGCAAGCGTGCCGTGAACGCCCTGCGCGCCAACGGCCTGATCAGCACCGAACTGAGTTCGGGCCGCCTGCTGACCAAGCTGCGCGACCACCACCTGCACGTCGAGCAGATGAGCCAGCCGCGCAACGCCACGCCGATGCAGACGCCGCATCCGAACTTCCTGTGGCAGATCGACTCGTCGACCTCGGTGCTCTACAAGGACAAGACCGGGCGCATGCGGTCGATGTCGACCGACGAGTTCTACAAGAACAAGCCGGCGAACTTTGCCAAGGTCATCAACGACCTGGTCACCCGCTACCTGGCGGTGGACCATGCCAGCGGCAACTTCAAGGGCCGCTACTACATGGGCGGCGAGTCGGCCGAGAACCTGATCGACTTCGTCATCTACTGCATCACCAAGCAGGGCGACAGCCCCATGCACGGGGTGCCGCTGCACATCTACACCGACCAGGGCTCGGGCAACAAGGCCGGACTGTGGATCAACTTCGCCAAGAACTTGGGCGTGAAGCTGCTTCGCCACGAGCCGGGCCGCGCCAACGCCACCGGCTCGGTGGAAAAGCACGGCGACATCTGGGAGCGCAATTTCGAAGGCGGCTTCCCCTTCATGGACCCGGACACCATCACGCTGGACTGGCTCAACGTGGCCGGGCCGAAGTGGGCCGCCGTGCACTGCGCCACCGAGCTGCACACCCGCCACCGCATGACGCGTGACAGCGCCTGGTTGCTGATCAAGGAAGGCGAGCTGCGCATTCCGCACTCGGTGGAGTTGCTGCGCGAGCTGGCCTTTGCCGAGCCGATGACACGCCGCGTGAGCAACACGCTGACCATCAGCGTGAAGATCAAAGGCTTCGACGCACAGACCTACAGCTTGCGCGACGTGCCTGGCGCATCGGCGGGCGTCAAGGTAACGCTGACCGTCAACGCGTACCGCGCGCCGGCCATCGACGTGCACGAGGTGGATGCGGCGGGCCAGACCGTGCTGCACACCGTGGCGCCGGAGATCGTCAACCAGTTCGGTTTCCCGATCGATGCACCCACGCTGGGCCAGAGCTTCCGCCCGGCTGCCTATTCGCAGGCCGAGCACCAGCGCAACGAGTTGCTGCGCGAAACCTACCGCCAGGTCGACGACAAGGGTCAGCCCGCCGCGCTGCCCACGCTGGAAGAGGCCCAGAAGCTGCGCAAGAAGCACGCGCAGGCGATGGGCGGGCGCATCGACCCGATGGCCGACATCGACCAGGCCGAGCTTCCCACCTACATGCCGCGCCGCGGCACTGAACTCGAGGCCACGTCGCGCCGAGTGGTGGCCGTGGTGCTGACGGCCGTCGAGGCCTGCAAGCGCCTCAAGCCGATCCTGGGCGAGCGCTACAGCCCGCAGGTCTACGGCTGGATCACACAACGATTTCCGGAAGGGGTGCCCGAGGACCAGCTGGCGGGCATTGCCAGTCAGTTCGCCGCGGCACCCGAACAAACCGACACCAGCACGCAGCCGACCGGCTTGCGCGTGGTGGCCGGGGGCGGCTGA
- a CDS encoding ExeA family protein yields the protein MDATLLTPEVPDVAPQLPPRRLGVLHVAGVAHDVYTLAEMAVLLRVSLSDAARSIKLPRTTVYRLFNLGEWPTRMSDEMLKVTANRLILLFNNRGGKRPEVARIVRATLPGALVIELDDESEDTPDTKKDEPMLMAKQTLSPAARKAFTLFTNPFDGEVIDDTQMFTNGEIAYVREACMQAATGGRFVAVVSESGGGKTTMLGDLEARIQRDRKPVIVIKPWVLGMEDNDTKGKTLKSTDILASVVTTLDQLASLKQTLQGRSNQAKDLLVKSAEAGYSHLLVIEEAHSLPEATLKHLKRLHEMRLGRKPLLGILLLGQTELALKLDPRRASLREVTQRCEVVHLLPLDGDLRAYLEHRARAAGRELGDFIDQSGVDELRTRLTITRPASGGKTAATSLLYPLAVNNLVTAALNVAADLGVPVINRDVVRAV from the coding sequence ATGGACGCAACTCTTCTGACCCCCGAGGTGCCCGATGTGGCGCCTCAGCTCCCGCCGCGACGGCTGGGCGTGCTGCATGTGGCCGGTGTGGCGCACGACGTCTACACGCTGGCCGAGATGGCCGTGCTGCTGCGCGTGAGCCTGAGCGATGCCGCACGCAGCATCAAGCTGCCCCGAACGACGGTCTACCGGCTGTTCAACCTCGGCGAGTGGCCCACGCGCATGAGCGACGAGATGCTGAAGGTGACGGCCAACCGGCTGATCCTGCTGTTCAACAACCGCGGCGGCAAGCGGCCCGAGGTCGCTCGCATCGTGCGCGCCACGCTGCCCGGCGCCCTGGTCATCGAGCTCGATGACGAATCCGAAGACACCCCCGACACCAAGAAGGACGAACCCATGCTGATGGCCAAGCAGACCCTGAGCCCCGCCGCGCGCAAGGCTTTCACGTTGTTCACCAACCCGTTCGACGGCGAGGTGATCGACGACACGCAGATGTTCACCAACGGCGAGATTGCCTATGTCCGCGAGGCCTGCATGCAGGCCGCCACCGGCGGGCGCTTCGTGGCCGTGGTGTCGGAGTCCGGCGGCGGCAAGACCACGATGCTCGGCGACCTGGAAGCACGCATCCAGCGCGACCGCAAGCCGGTCATCGTGATCAAGCCCTGGGTGCTGGGCATGGAGGACAACGACACCAAGGGCAAGACGCTGAAGTCGACCGACATCCTGGCCAGCGTGGTCACCACGCTCGACCAGCTGGCCAGCCTGAAGCAGACCCTGCAAGGCCGCAGCAACCAGGCCAAGGATCTGCTGGTCAAGAGCGCCGAGGCCGGCTACAGCCACCTGCTGGTGATCGAGGAGGCGCACAGCCTGCCCGAGGCCACGCTCAAGCACCTGAAGCGCCTGCACGAGATGCGCCTGGGCCGCAAGCCGCTGCTGGGCATCCTGCTGTTGGGCCAGACCGAGCTGGCCCTGAAGCTCGACCCGCGCCGCGCCAGCCTGCGTGAAGTGACGCAGCGTTGCGAGGTGGTGCACCTGCTGCCGCTCGACGGCGATCTGCGCGCCTACCTCGAGCACCGCGCCCGCGCCGCAGGCCGCGAGCTGGGCGACTTCATCGATCAGTCGGGCGTCGACGAGTTGCGCACGCGGCTGACGATCACCCGGCCGGCCTCGGGCGGCAAGACCGCCGCCACCAGCCTGCTGTATCCGCTGGCCGTCAACAACCTGGTCACCGCCGCGCTGAACGTGGCTGCCGACCTGGGCGTGCCCGTCATCAACCGCGACGTCGTGCGCGCGGTCTGA
- a CDS encoding HTH domain-containing protein — protein MTTTAARQKPALKAPDCTSLLQAMAQHQGAGRGISAAELATRLGLTRRILRKRISEARCQGFLVCGHPKTGYFMATTADELRMATAFLEHRALHSLLLLSRMRGVGMPELLGQLKLNQA, from the coding sequence ATGACAACGACCGCCGCTCGCCAGAAGCCCGCCCTCAAGGCGCCCGACTGCACATCCCTGCTGCAGGCGATGGCCCAGCACCAGGGCGCCGGCCGCGGCATCAGCGCCGCCGAGCTGGCCACGCGCCTGGGCCTGACCCGCCGCATCTTGCGCAAGCGCATCAGCGAGGCCCGCTGCCAGGGCTTCCTGGTGTGCGGCCACCCTAAGACGGGCTATTTCATGGCGACCACGGCGGACGAACTGCGCATGGCGACGGCCTTTCTCGAACACCGGGCCCTGCACAGCCTTCTGCTGCTCAGCCGCATGCGCGGCGTTGGCATGCCGGAGCTGCTGGGCCAACTCAAGCTCAACCAGGCTTAA
- a CDS encoding DUF3164 family protein: MTETTIPTIPAGYKQDAKGRLVPEGQIKPVDLMRDQLVHDIADGAKNLSAILATFKRIVMV, translated from the coding sequence GTGACCGAAACCACCATCCCCACCATTCCCGCCGGCTACAAGCAAGACGCCAAGGGCCGCCTCGTGCCCGAAGGCCAGATCAAGCCCGTCGACCTGATGCGCGACCAGCTGGTGCACGACATCGCCGACGGGGCCAAGAACCTGTCGGCCATCCTGGCCACGTTCAAGCGCATTGTCATGGTCTAA
- a CDS encoding IS3 family transposase (programmed frameshift): MSKRERRTFNAEFKLQVVQMIREQGLSVGDVCRDMKLGETAVRRWLAQADEEAAGRPGIGKPLTAEQQRIRQLEAENKQLRGDVDILKKAFGLLCPRASMSYQFVEQLHKKAVTVERLCRVLGVSRSGYYGARQRAKLAPKACLVSTQLKAEFAASGRVYGSRRLCAVLRARGLGIGRHRVRRLMRENRLRALWRRKFMHTTDSGHALPVSDNLLARRFNPSRPNQAWVSDITYIRTRSGWLYLAVVLDLYARKVVGWAMAPTMHAELVCAALQLAIAQRQPAPGLIVHSDRGSQYASALHQALLARHGLVGSMSRKGNCWDNAVMERFFLSLKTERVWQRDYANHAEAMTDIADYIVGFYNSVRLHSKLGNLPPNAFEQQSAIKQPIVVSEKT, translated from the exons ATGAGCAAGAGAGAACGAAGGACATTCAACGCGGAATTCAAGCTGCAAGTGGTGCAGATGATTCGCGAGCAGGGCTTGAGCGTGGGCGACGTCTGCCGCGACATGAAGCTCGGCGAGACGGCCGTGCGGCGATGGCTGGCGCAAGCCGATGAAGAGGCTGCAGGCCGCCCCGGCATTGGCAAACCGCTCACCGCCGAGCAGCAACGCATCCGCCAGCTTGAGGCCGAGAACAAGCAACTGCGCGGCGACGTCGACATCTTAAAAAAAGCAT TCGGCCTTCTTTGCCCGCGAGCTTCGATGAGCTACCAGTTCGTCGAGCAACTGCACAAGAAGGCCGTCACCGTCGAGCGTCTATGCCGCGTGCTGGGCGTCAGCCGTTCGGGCTACTACGGTGCCCGTCAGCGCGCCAAGCTCGCGCCCAAGGCCTGCTTGGTCAGCACGCAATTGAAGGCCGAGTTCGCCGCCAGCGGCCGCGTCTATGGCAGCCGTCGCCTGTGCGCAGTGCTGCGCGCTCGGGGGCTGGGCATCGGGCGCCACCGGGTGCGACGTTTGATGCGCGAGAACAGGTTGCGGGCCCTGTGGCGACGCAAGTTCATGCACACCACCGACAGCGGTCATGCGCTGCCCGTCTCTGACAACCTGCTGGCACGGCGCTTCAATCCGAGCCGCCCCAACCAGGCCTGGGTGAGCGACATCACCTACATCCGCACGCGCAGCGGCTGGCTGTACCTGGCCGTGGTGCTGGACCTGTACGCCCGCAAGGTCGTGGGCTGGGCGATGGCGCCGACGATGCATGCCGAGTTGGTGTGCGCAGCGCTGCAACTGGCCATTGCGCAGCGCCAACCCGCGCCAGGGCTGATTGTTCATTCCGACCGAGGCAGCCAGTACGCCAGCGCGTTGCATCAGGCGCTGCTGGCGCGCCACGGCCTGGTCGGCAGCATGAGCCGCAAGGGCAACTGCTGGGACAACGCGGTGATGGAACGCTTCTTCCTGAGCCTCAAGACCGAGCGGGTCTGGCAGCGCGACTACGCCAACCATGCCGAGGCCATGACCGACATCGCCGACTACATCGTGGGCTTCTACAACAGCGTGCGGCTGCACTCCAAACTGGGCAACCTGCCACCCAATGCCTTCGAGCAGCAATCGGCAATCAAACAACCTATCGTGGTGTCCGAAAAAACTTGA
- a CDS encoding DUF3164 family protein → MAFADIAAFIETSAEEYGAKLRGAKGNTVLYTFDGRFKVERRFADNITFDERLAAAKALIDECITEWSQGSRDEIKTLINDAFRVDQQGQVSTTRVLGLRRLNIVHPTWSRAMEAISDSVQVVGSSSYVRVYERIGDSDQYRQIPLDLASV, encoded by the coding sequence ATGGCGTTCGCCGACATCGCCGCCTTCATCGAGACCAGCGCCGAGGAGTACGGCGCCAAGCTGCGCGGCGCCAAGGGCAACACGGTGCTGTACACCTTCGATGGCCGCTTCAAAGTCGAGCGCCGCTTCGCCGACAACATCACCTTCGACGAGCGCCTGGCCGCGGCGAAAGCGCTCATCGATGAGTGCATCACCGAGTGGAGCCAGGGCAGCCGCGACGAGATCAAGACGCTGATCAACGATGCGTTCCGTGTCGACCAGCAGGGCCAGGTGAGCACAACGCGCGTGCTCGGCCTGCGCCGCCTGAACATCGTCCACCCGACCTGGAGCCGCGCGATGGAGGCCATCAGCGACAGCGTGCAGGTGGTCGGATCGAGCAGCTACGTGCGCGTCTACGAGCGCATCGGCGACAGCGACCAATACCGCCAGATTCCGCTCGATCTGGCGTCGGTGTGA